In the genome of Mycoplasma seminis, one region contains:
- a CDS encoding ATP-dependent helicase codes for MDLIKVDLLSDLNLQQKEAVEYFDSPLRIIAGAGSGKTRVLTRKIAYLINDLGVRPKNILAMTFTNKAANEMKQRVLNYTNKSLKSELKISTFHSFCAELLRKHIRLLGFHNDFLIVDEPDKIQILGNIYRKREISSHDISYKSMIEYISYAKNMELTREELAKELKNSDFQEIVPNVYQDYLNELTSKGSLDFDDLVILTKMLLETHPEVAAIYQKQFEYVLVDEFQDTSRMQYDLIKLLVGPNTHLTIVGDPDQTIYNWRGADVDLILNFDKEYPNTKTIILDINYRSTQKILDAANNLISNNSNRLHKDLITQNQLGDDVEFYHGFSPEAEARWVVQKINELKKQKNQLKEIAILYRSNYYSRPFEEALIEENINHKIFNGIKFFERAEVKDALAFLRVIAEQKDIALERIINVPNRGIGEATLNKLKAYAKSKGKSLFRTLQEDIRTLPIPAEKIKKSIYPFMVLVIKYAKALQNNSISVTLNKFLEEIKYYEHIALNENLRGSAEDNVKELINSIANWEEKNKGKSVSDYLNMVSLMSVSDEYDNVPNYVSLMTIHSAKGLEFDNVFIVGLSEGIFPNRRSLEKKTPSDKFAANGRYSNDLEDERRLAYVAVTRARNKLFLSDSRGKVIGTEIDKVPSRFIEEMGINVNETIINGKNRYFQDFNSEEQSVPNNHIIVGDIISHVVFGEGEVLEVTPSEIVVEFIKDKKVKTLNKNHPAIKVIPK; via the coding sequence ATGGATTTAATTAAAGTTGATTTATTAAGTGATTTAAACCTACAACAAAAAGAAGCGGTTGAATACTTTGATTCACCACTTAGAATTATTGCAGGAGCAGGTTCTGGTAAAACTAGAGTGCTTACAAGAAAAATTGCTTACTTAATTAATGATTTAGGAGTAAGACCTAAAAATATTTTAGCTATGACTTTTACTAATAAAGCTGCTAATGAAATGAAGCAAAGAGTGCTTAATTACACAAATAAAAGTCTAAAAAGCGAATTAAAGATTTCTACATTCCACTCTTTCTGTGCTGAATTATTAAGAAAACACATTCGTTTACTTGGATTTCACAATGATTTCTTAATTGTTGATGAACCAGATAAAATTCAAATTTTAGGTAATATTTATCGTAAAAGAGAAATTTCAAGCCATGATATTAGTTACAAAAGTATGATTGAGTACATTTCATATGCTAAAAATATGGAACTCACTCGTGAAGAACTTGCAAAAGAACTTAAAAATTCTGATTTCCAAGAAATTGTTCCGAATGTTTACCAAGATTACTTAAATGAATTAACATCTAAAGGTTCTCTTGATTTTGATGATTTAGTTATTTTAACTAAAATGCTTTTAGAAACACACCCAGAAGTTGCTGCTATTTATCAAAAACAATTTGAATATGTTTTAGTTGATGAGTTTCAAGATACTTCAAGAATGCAATATGATTTAATCAAACTACTTGTTGGTCCTAATACACATTTAACTATTGTCGGAGATCCTGACCAAACAATTTACAACTGACGTGGTGCAGATGTGGATTTAATCCTTAATTTTGATAAAGAATACCCAAATACTAAAACTATTATTCTTGATATTAACTACCGTTCAACTCAAAAAATCCTTGATGCAGCTAACAATTTAATTTCTAACAATTCAAATCGTTTACATAAAGATTTAATAACTCAAAATCAACTTGGAGATGATGTTGAATTCTATCACGGATTTTCTCCAGAAGCTGAAGCTAGATGAGTAGTTCAAAAAATCAACGAACTTAAAAAACAAAAAAATCAACTTAAAGAAATCGCTATTTTATACCGTTCAAACTATTACTCAAGACCTTTTGAAGAAGCTCTTATTGAAGAAAACATTAACCATAAGATCTTTAATGGAATTAAATTCTTTGAACGCGCTGAAGTTAAAGATGCTTTAGCTTTCCTTAGAGTTATTGCTGAACAAAAAGATATTGCTCTAGAACGTATTATCAATGTACCTAACAGAGGTATTGGGGAAGCTACATTAAACAAATTAAAAGCTTATGCTAAATCTAAAGGAAAATCATTATTTAGAACACTTCAAGAAGATATTAGAACTCTTCCGATTCCAGCTGAAAAAATTAAAAAATCTATTTATCCATTCATGGTGCTTGTAATCAAATATGCAAAAGCACTTCAAAACAACAGCATTAGTGTTACATTAAATAAATTCCTTGAAGAAATCAAATACTATGAACACATAGCACTAAATGAAAACTTACGGGGATCAGCTGAAGATAACGTTAAAGAACTTATTAACTCAATTGCAAACTGAGAAGAAAAGAATAAAGGTAAAAGTGTTTCAGATTACTTAAACATGGTATCTTTAATGTCTGTTTCAGATGAATATGATAATGTACCAAACTATGTTTCATTAATGACAATTCACTCAGCTAAAGGATTAGAATTTGACAACGTCTTTATCGTAGGACTTTCTGAAGGAATTTTCCCAAATCGTCGTTCACTTGAAAAGAAAACTCCATCAGATAAATTTGCTGCTAATGGAAGATATTCTAATGATTTAGAGGATGAAAGACGTCTTGCTTATGTTGCCGTAACTCGTGCTAGAAATAAATTATTCCTTTCTGATTCAAGAGGAAAAGTTATTGGTACTGAAATAGATAAAGTTCCATCTCGTTTCATTGAAGAAATGGGAATTAATGTAAACGAAACTATTATTAATGGTAAAAACCGTTACTTCCAAGACTTCAACAGTGAAGAGCAAAGCGTTCCTAATAACCACATTATAGTTGGTGACATTATTAGTCACGTTGTATTTGGAGAAGGAGAAGTTTTAGAAGTAACTCCAAGCGAAATAGTAGTTGAATTTATTAAGGATAAAAAAGTAAAAACATTAAATAAAAATCACCCTGCAATTAAGGTAATTCCTAAATAA
- a CDS encoding RDD family protein — MYKNAGFFKRFFSNLIDFVLVVAFIFAIAALVHWKYYQTLGISLIWINCYYILFPLIWKGKTIGMLILNLKVINSADKKFHYYLIFKRNVLGCFFITLNVVIILIAAGIMQKKLGNSLDEQTIKSTLSGQVLTGILTAFMGTWFIIQTLGYFMLIFSKRKLTLLDISFNSRIVEDKYLELIEEKDIILLPYYYTERKFRYFEQGE, encoded by the coding sequence ATGTACAAAAACGCCGGTTTTTTCAAAAGATTTTTTTCTAATTTAATTGATTTTGTTCTTGTTGTTGCTTTTATCTTTGCTATCGCTGCTTTAGTGCATTGAAAATACTATCAAACCTTAGGTATTTCTTTAATTTGGATAAATTGCTACTACATCTTATTTCCCTTAATTTGAAAAGGTAAAACTATAGGAATGCTGATATTGAATTTAAAAGTTATTAATTCAGCCGATAAAAAATTTCATTACTATTTAATTTTTAAAAGAAATGTCCTCGGATGTTTCTTTATCACATTGAATGTAGTTATTATTTTAATAGCTGCAGGAATTATGCAAAAAAAATTAGGAAATTCACTTGATGAGCAAACTATTAAAAGTACTTTATCAGGTCAAGTTCTTACGGGTATTTTAACCGCCTTCATGGGTACATGATTCATAATTCAAACATTAGGTTATTTTATGTTAATTTTTTCAAAAAGAAAATTAACTCTTTTAGATATTTCATTTAACTCTCGAATAGTTGAAGATAAATATTTAGAACTTATTGAGGAAAAAGATATTATCTTACTTCCTTATTACTACACAGAAAGAAAATTTAGATACTTTGAGCAAGGAGAATAA
- a CDS encoding glycosyltransferase, whose protein sequence is MRLSIISLVGENAAQVDTFLASLKEQETQSFEVILCVNKSSEAKNIYKVAKKYYEFFGSRLIVISNSKDNSYQHNLVSAFRIVKGEYVTVINSDTSIKRYFIGDMIEHAQRWNVDVLEFKPRLIGTVRFRPKERGEFDKVVDLSKEPKIFAYTYPFVFNKIYKKSLVKKVMKYKPQVSNDTLMCIELNYILLMEAKKYKYLDFRIIREFISSNTWFNTKVSLESFHAIEAKAQHMNLKIQEELKYAKYYYVKLLLTGFLSETYFVYRHFSKTDKEQLEEKRSELLIKKHDEFLNKIENSPEFQLFLTTNMYMMIDSPETRMLRESYKKLIKSKILDNLE, encoded by the coding sequence ATGAGATTATCAATAATATCATTAGTAGGAGAAAATGCAGCTCAAGTAGATACTTTTTTAGCATCATTAAAAGAACAAGAAACTCAAAGTTTTGAAGTAATTTTATGTGTTAATAAAAGCTCTGAAGCTAAAAATATTTACAAAGTAGCAAAAAAATATTACGAATTTTTTGGAAGTAGATTAATTGTTATTTCTAACTCTAAGGATAATTCATACCAACACAATTTAGTTAGTGCATTCAGAATTGTTAAAGGTGAATATGTAACTGTAATTAATTCTGATACAAGTATTAAAAGATACTTTATTGGAGATATGATCGAACATGCACAGCGTTGAAACGTTGACGTTTTAGAATTCAAACCTAGATTAATTGGAACCGTTCGTTTTAGACCTAAAGAAAGAGGTGAATTCGATAAAGTAGTTGATTTAAGCAAAGAACCTAAAATATTTGCTTATACTTATCCATTTGTTTTTAACAAAATTTATAAAAAATCACTTGTTAAAAAAGTTATGAAATATAAACCACAAGTTTCAAATGACACTTTAATGTGTATTGAATTAAATTATATTTTACTAATGGAAGCTAAAAAATATAAATATTTAGACTTCAGAATTATTCGTGAATTCATTTCATCAAACACTTGATTTAATACTAAAGTTTCACTTGAATCATTCCACGCAATTGAAGCTAAAGCACAACACATGAATTTAAAAATTCAAGAAGAATTAAAATATGCAAAATACTACTATGTTAAATTACTTTTAACAGGATTTTTATCTGAAACATATTTTGTATATAGACACTTTTCTAAGACAGATAAAGAACAACTTGAAGAAAAAAGAAGTGAATTATTAATTAAAAAACATGATGAATTTCTTAACAAGATTGAAAACAGTCCTGAATTCCAATTATTCTTAACAACTAATATGTATATGATGATTGATTCACCTGAAACTAGAATGTTAAGAGAAAGCTATAAAAAATTAATTAAAAGTAAGATTTTAGATAATTTAGAATAA
- a CDS encoding FMN-dependent NADH-azoreductase: MQKITILDAHVVPTSASNSHKILDLIETEYGKDANNQITRIDLNQTELASVFMTANNLSTYWNDVNSDKWIELMKNSDVVVVSNPMINFNASTVLKNFIDSISVANKTFSYKYSKSGDAIGLLTNIKKVIIVSTQGAPEGWYPWGTHASWLEGTFKFLGAQEVKNIKWYGTKVKPNSDITLDQLENHLADEIKSAIK, translated from the coding sequence ATGCAAAAAATTACAATTCTAGATGCTCATGTTGTTCCAACTTCAGCATCAAACTCACATAAAATTTTAGATCTTATCGAAACAGAATACGGAAAAGATGCAAATAATCAAATCACACGTATTGATTTAAATCAAACAGAATTAGCCAGCGTATTTATGACAGCTAATAATTTATCTACATACTGAAATGATGTTAATTCAGATAAATGGATTGAACTTATGAAAAACAGTGATGTTGTAGTTGTTTCAAATCCAATGATTAATTTTAACGCTTCTACAGTATTAAAAAACTTTATTGATTCTATTTCTGTAGCTAATAAAACATTTAGTTATAAATATTCAAAAAGTGGTGATGCAATCGGACTTTTAACAAACATTAAAAAAGTTATTATTGTCTCAACACAAGGTGCACCAGAAGGATGATATCCTTGAGGAACACATGCAAGTTGACTCGAAGGAACATTTAAATTTTTAGGTGCTCAAGAAGTGAAAAATATTAAATGATATGGAACTAAAGTAAAACCTAATTCAGATATTACTTTAGATCAATTAGAAAATCACCTTGCAGATGAAATTAAAAGTGCTATAAAATAG